The following proteins are co-located in the Dromiciops gliroides isolate mDroGli1 chromosome 2, mDroGli1.pri, whole genome shotgun sequence genome:
- the LOC122743346 gene encoding LOW QUALITY PROTEIN: mitochondrial uncoupling protein 2-like (The sequence of the model RefSeq protein was modified relative to this genomic sequence to represent the inferred CDS: substituted 2 bases at 2 genomic stop codons), translating into MVVFKSTDVPPTATIKFLGAGTAACITDLITFPLDTVKVXLQIQXESQGVNRASSATAQYQDVMGTILTMVKTEGPGILVAGLQRHMSFAFVRIRLYDSVKQFYTKESEHVGIGSRLLAGCTIVALAAAVAQTTDVVKVQFQDQSRADGSWRYQGTLDAYKTITREERLQGLMKGTSPNAIINCAELVTYDLIKDALLKAHLMTDDIPCHFTSAFGAGFCTTIISSPLDMVKMRYINSAVGQYASAGHCALTMLRKEGPQPFYKEFMPSFFHLGSWNVVMFVTYKQLKLAMMATHTSQ; encoded by the coding sequence ATGGTTGTATTTAAGTCTACAGATGTACCCCCAACAGCCACCATCAAGTTCCTTGGGGCTGGCACTGCTGCCTGCATAACTGACCTCATCACCTTCCCCCTGGACACAGTCAAAGTCTGACTGCAGATTCAATGAGAGAGCCAGGGTGTTAACCGAGCTTCCTCTGCCACTGCACAGTATCAGGATGTCATGGGCACCATTCTTACCATGGTGAAGACTGAGGGCCCTGGCATCCTGGTGGCTGGCTTGCAGCGCCATATGAGTTTTGCCTTTGTCCGCATTCGTCTCTATGACTCTGTCAAGCAGTTCTACACCAAGGAATCTGAGCATGTGGGCATCGGGAGCCGCCTCCTGGCAGGCTGTACCATAGTGGCACTGGCAGCGGCCGTAGCCCAAACCACAGATGTGGTGAAGGTACAGTTCCAGGACCAGTCTCGTGCAGATGGCAGCTGGAGATATCAGGGTACACTGGATGCCTATAAGACTATCACCAGAGAGGAGAGGCTTCAGGGCCTAATGAAAGGAACTTCACCCAATGCTATCATCAACTGTGCTGAGCTGGTGACATATGATCTCATCAAAGATGCCCTCCTGAAGGCCCACCTCATGACTGATGACATTCCATGCCACTTCACATCAGCCTTTGGAGCTGGTTTCTGCACCACCATCATTTCCTCCCCTTTGGACATGGTCAAGATGAGATATATTAACTCTGCTGTGGGGCAGTATGCCAGTGCTGGCCACTGTGCCCTCACCATGCTCCGGAAAGAGGGACCCCAACCCTTCTACAAAGAGTTCATGCCTTCCTTCTTCCACTTGGGCTCCTGGAATGTAGTGATGTTTGTCACCTACAAGCAACTGAAACTGGCCATGATGGCCACTCACACTTCTCAGTAA